In Syntrophales bacterium, a single genomic region encodes these proteins:
- a CDS encoding L-threonylcarbamoyladenylate synthase, protein MIFSINNQNPQMRLVRKVVDLLEGGGIIIYPTDTVYGLGCDLFNKKAIEKIYDIKRRDRKQPFSFVCSDLSDISKYAVVPNYAYKIMKHLLPGPYTFILGASRMVPKILLPRRQEVGIRIPDNLICLTLVKEFGRPIISTSVKSSTGEIMTDPEEMALEFKNSVDCVIDGGVVGNELSSVVSLAGESPQVIRAAKGDVSFF, encoded by the coding sequence GTGATATTCTCCATTAACAATCAGAATCCCCAGATGCGCCTCGTACGGAAAGTGGTCGACCTTCTCGAAGGGGGGGGGATCATCATTTACCCTACCGATACGGTCTACGGGCTGGGGTGTGATCTCTTTAACAAGAAGGCAATCGAGAAAATTTACGATATTAAACGACGGGACAGGAAACAGCCCTTCAGCTTTGTCTGCTCCGATCTCAGCGACATCAGCAAGTACGCCGTTGTACCCAACTATGCCTACAAAATAATGAAGCATCTTCTCCCGGGGCCCTACACCTTTATCCTCGGCGCCTCGCGGATGGTTCCCAAAATCCTTCTGCCCCGCCGCCAGGAAGTGGGTATCCGTATACCGGACAACCTGATCTGCCTGACACTGGTGAAAGAGTTCGGCAGGCCTATCATAAGTACCAGCGTCAAGAGCAGTACCGGCGAGATCATGACCGATCCCGAGGAGATGGCCCTGGAATTCAAAAATTCTGTCGATTGCGTGATAGACGGGGGCGTCGTGGGCAACGAGCTTTCGAGCGTGGTCAGCCTTGCCGGTGAATCGCCGCAGGTGATCAGGGCGGCGAAGGGGGACGTGTCGTTCTTCTGA